DNA sequence from the bacterium genome:
TATTGTATAGTATTTAGGAGTCTCGTTATTTAGCTTTAAGTGATTTGACATCCATTTGATCTTGCTTTTTCTATGAAGACACTCATTCTCGGTCTCGGTAACGATATCCTATGCGATGACGGTGTCGGCATCCATATTGCTAACCAGATTAAAGAAATTTTAGCCAGTCGTGCAGAATTCCGCAACCCGCATTTTGCAAACCGCAACCAGATTCTTGATGTGAAAACTACGACGCTAGCCGGATTCAATCTGCTCGACCTGCTGACCGGTTACGATCGGGTTATTCTGATTGATGCGATTAAAACCAATACCGGAAAAGTAG
Encoded proteins:
- a CDS encoding hydrogenase maturation protease, giving the protein MKTLILGLGNDILCDDGVGIHIANQIKEILASRAEFRNPHFANRNQILDVKTTTLAGFNLLDLLTGYDRVILIDAIKTNTGKVGEIYQLTPDSFKTTPRLFSFHDIDLPTALELAKRLNIPMPQEIKIFAIQVQDTETLSETCTPEVAAAIPHVINLIFQTVEI